A portion of the Periophthalmus magnuspinnatus isolate fPerMag1 chromosome 2, fPerMag1.2.pri, whole genome shotgun sequence genome contains these proteins:
- the LOC117380610 gene encoding calcipressin-1-like isoform X2, with the protein MHIKSSKCNRFCLVASVTNQEVFNHPDSQASFESLFRSFDPEVQFQYFKSFRRVRISFSDALAAAEARLRLHKSDFNGKEMRLYFAQSVHIGSPRLEPPKPDKQFLISPPASPPVGWEQSHDATPVINYDLLCAISKLGPGEKYELHTATPTTPSVVVHVCDDGHDDSSAPDDSDHDDRPHPPPRPKIVQTRRPDFTNQ; encoded by the exons ATGCACATCAAGAGCTCCAAGTGTAACCGGTTCTGCCTGGTCGCCTCGGTAACCAACCAGGAAGTGTTCAACCACCCGGACTCACAG GCCAGTTTCGAGTCGTTGTTCCGATCGTTCGACCCGGAGGTGCAGTTCCAGTATTTCAAATCCTTTCGCAGAGTTCGGATCAGTTTCAGCGACGCCCTGGCTGCAGCAGAGGCTCGGCTCAGGCTTCACAAGAGCGACTTCAACGGCAAAGAGATGAGGCTCTACTTCGCACAG TCGGTCCACATTGGGAGTCCGCGCCTGGAGCCTCCTAAACCAGACAAGCAGTTCCTGATCTCTCCCCCGGCCTCTCCTCCTGTCGGCTGGGAACAGTCTCACGACGCTACACCTGTCATCAACTACGACCTGCTTTGTGCCATCTCCAAACTAGGACCAG gtgaGAAATACGAGCTGCACACGGCCACGCCCACCACCCCGAGCGTCGTCGTGCACGTGTGTGACGACGGCCATGACGACAGCTCCGCCCCCGATGACTCTGACCATGACGACAGGCCACACCCACCTCCACGCCCCAAAATCGTCCAAACGCGACGCCCCGATTTCACCAACCAGTGA
- the LOC117380610 gene encoding calcipressin-1-like isoform X1, whose product MMQQENGTDEEATVDVQFTELPNALIACKVPEGLYEEGTLRASFESLFRSFDPEVQFQYFKSFRRVRISFSDALAAAEARLRLHKSDFNGKEMRLYFAQSVHIGSPRLEPPKPDKQFLISPPASPPVGWEQSHDATPVINYDLLCAISKLGPGEKYELHTATPTTPSVVVHVCDDGHDDSSAPDDSDHDDRPHPPPRPKIVQTRRPDFTNQ is encoded by the exons atgatgcAACAGGAGAACGGCACAGATGAGGAGGCTACAGTCGATGTTCAGTTCACAGAGTTACCCAACGCTCTCATCGCCTGTAAAGTCCCAGAAGGTCTTTATGAAGAAGGAACTCTGAGG GCCAGTTTCGAGTCGTTGTTCCGATCGTTCGACCCGGAGGTGCAGTTCCAGTATTTCAAATCCTTTCGCAGAGTTCGGATCAGTTTCAGCGACGCCCTGGCTGCAGCAGAGGCTCGGCTCAGGCTTCACAAGAGCGACTTCAACGGCAAAGAGATGAGGCTCTACTTCGCACAG TCGGTCCACATTGGGAGTCCGCGCCTGGAGCCTCCTAAACCAGACAAGCAGTTCCTGATCTCTCCCCCGGCCTCTCCTCCTGTCGGCTGGGAACAGTCTCACGACGCTACACCTGTCATCAACTACGACCTGCTTTGTGCCATCTCCAAACTAGGACCAG gtgaGAAATACGAGCTGCACACGGCCACGCCCACCACCCCGAGCGTCGTCGTGCACGTGTGTGACGACGGCCATGACGACAGCTCCGCCCCCGATGACTCTGACCATGACGACAGGCCACACCCACCTCCACGCCCCAAAATCGTCCAAACGCGACGCCCCGATTTCACCAACCAGTGA
- the LOC117380636 gene encoding small integral membrane protein 11-like, giving the protein MINWKALDNLPMLLYILALKTLLLCLAFAGAKIYQSKKAEAILKKQQEERRRLAQRAQELIDNKKDD; this is encoded by the exons ATGATCAACTGGAAG GCCTTGGATAACTTGCCAATGCTCTTGTACATTTTGGCGTTGAAGACTTTACTTTTGTGTTTGGCGTTCGCCGGCGCCAAAATCTACCAGAGTAAAAAGGCTGAAGCGATTCTAAAGAAACAACAAGAGGAGAGGCGCAGACTGGCCCAGAGGGCACAGGAACTCATAGACAACAAGAAGGACGACTAG